The following are encoded together in the Lathyrus oleraceus cultivar Zhongwan6 chromosome 3, CAAS_Psat_ZW6_1.0, whole genome shotgun sequence genome:
- the LOC127126198 gene encoding gibberellin receptor GID1B: protein MTGTNQLNPSESRSVVPLNTYVLISNFKLAYNLLRRADGTFNRDLAEFLDRKVPANAIPVDGVFSFDHVDRNSGLFNRVYLPSSENESQWGVVDLEKPLSTTEIVPVIIFFHGGSFSHSSANSAIYDTFCRRLVSLCKAAVVSVNYRRSPEHRFPCCYEDGWNALKWVKSRKWLQSGKEKKVYVYMAGDSSGGNIVHHVAVKASEEKIEVLGNILLHPLFGGEKRTGSEIRLDGKYFVRLQDRDWYWRAFLPEGEDRDHPACNPFGPKGVKNLKGLNKFPKSLVCVAGLDLLQDWQLAYVEGLRSFGQEVKLLFLKEATIGFYFLPNNDHFYCLMDEIKNFVNPNC from the exons ATGACTGGTACTAATCAACTCAACCCCAGTGAATCCAGG AGTGTTGTTCCATTGAATACGTATGTGCTTATTTCCAATTTCAAGCTTGCTTACAATCTTCTAAGACGAGCAGATGGAACGTTCAACCGAGATTTAGCAGAGTTTCTCGACAGAAAAGTGCCGGCAAACGCGATTCCTGTTGATGGGGTATTTTCGTTTGATCATGTAGATCGAAACAGTGGTTTATTCAACCGAGTTTATCTACCATCTTCAGAGAATGAATCTCAATGGGGTGTTGTAGATTTGGAGAAGCCATTGAGCACTACAGAGATTGTTCCTGTTATAATATTCTTCCATGGAGGAAGCTTCTCTCATTCATCAGCAAACAGTGCTATCTACGACACGTTTTGCAGAAGACTGGTGAGCCTTTGTAAAGCCGCGGTTGTTTCGGTTAATTACCGACGATCGCCGGAGCATCGGTTTCCATGTTGTTATGAGGATGGTTGGAATGCACTCAAATGGGTGAAATCAAGAAAGTGGCTTCAAAGTGGGAAGGAGAAGAAAGTTTATGTTTACATGGCAGGTGATAGTTCAGGTGGCAACATTGTTCATCATGTAGCAGTGAAAGCTTCAGAAGAGAAAATTGAGGTTTTAGGGAACATTCTTCTTCATCCATTGTTTGGTGGTGAAAAGAGAACAGGTTCTGAAATTAGATTAGATGGAAAGTACTTTGTTAGATTACAAGACCGTGATTGGTATTGGAGAGCTTTTTTACCAGAAGGTGAAGATAGAGACCACCCTGCTTGTAACCCGTTTGGTCCTAAAGGGGTAAAAAATCTAAAAGGACTCAACAAGTTTCCCAAAAGTCTTGTTTGTGTTGCTGGTTTGGATCTTTTACAAGATTGGCAATTGGCTTATGTGGAAGGTCTGAGGAGTTTTGGTCAAGAGGTTAAACTTCTTTTCCTTAAGGAGGCTACTATTGGTTTTTACTTCTTGCCTAATAATGATCATTTCTATTGCCTTATGGACGAAATCAAGAACTTTGTTAATCCTAATTGTTAA